In the genome of Candidatus Eisenbacteria bacterium, one region contains:
- a CDS encoding ATP-binding protein: DLQDRLMRGEKLRALGELAAGVAHDFNNNLGIILGRTQLLLMRATEPEMTNGLNVIRQAAMDGGEAVRRIQQFSRVREDRAHEVLDLPGIAEEVVEITRGKWKNESEKRGVKVEVSLESREPLPILGSRAEIREALTNLIFNSVDALPRGGTIVIRARSEQGTSILEVADSGIGMTEDVRTRMFEPFFTTKGSSGNGLGLSMVYGIVSRHRGTVEVDTAPGKGTVVRMRFPSTERASASVPKSAGVEAPYRARILVVDDEPEILSVLREALERSGHEVETAGSGTEGIERYRSGRFDVVLSDLGMGDVSGWDVAKAVRKNGTARPVLGLVTGWGATISEELVKAHGVHFVIAKPFDVEDLVSKVNRAIESRPPTPESEAA, from the coding sequence GGATCTCCAGGACCGGCTCATGCGCGGCGAGAAGCTCCGCGCGCTGGGCGAGCTGGCAGCCGGCGTGGCCCACGACTTCAACAACAACCTGGGCATCATCCTCGGGCGCACCCAGCTCCTCCTCATGCGCGCGACGGAGCCCGAGATGACGAACGGGCTCAACGTGATCCGGCAGGCCGCCATGGACGGTGGGGAAGCGGTGCGCCGTATCCAGCAGTTCAGCCGCGTGCGCGAGGACCGCGCGCACGAGGTCCTGGACCTGCCCGGGATCGCCGAGGAGGTGGTCGAGATCACCCGCGGAAAGTGGAAGAACGAGAGCGAGAAACGCGGCGTGAAGGTGGAGGTGTCCCTCGAATCCAGGGAGCCGCTCCCGATCCTCGGCTCTCGTGCGGAGATCCGCGAGGCGCTCACGAATCTCATCTTCAACTCCGTGGACGCGCTTCCTCGCGGCGGAACGATCGTGATCCGGGCCCGGTCGGAGCAGGGGACGTCGATCCTGGAAGTCGCCGACTCCGGGATCGGAATGACGGAGGACGTGCGCACGCGGATGTTCGAGCCGTTCTTCACGACCAAGGGGTCTTCCGGGAACGGCCTGGGACTCTCGATGGTGTACGGCATCGTCTCCCGCCACCGCGGCACCGTGGAGGTGGACACCGCACCGGGGAAGGGGACCGTGGTGCGGATGCGCTTCCCTTCGACGGAACGGGCCAGCGCGTCCGTGCCGAAGAGCGCCGGAGTCGAGGCGCCGTACCGCGCCCGGATCCTGGTGGTGGACGACGAGCCGGAGATCCTGAGCGTGCTCCGGGAAGCGCTCGAGCGAAGCGGACACGAAGTGGAGACCGCGGGCTCCGGAACCGAAGGGATCGAGCGTTACCGGAGCGGCCGCTTCGACGTGGTGCTCTCGGACCTCGGCATGGGGGACGTGAGCGGATGGGACGTGGCCAAGGCGGTGCGGAAGAACGGAACCGCACGTCCCGTGCTCGGCCTCGTGACCGGCTGGGGTGCCACGATCAGCGAGGAGCTCGTCAAGGCGCACGGGGTCCACTTCGTGATCGCGAAACCCTTCGACGTGGAAGATCTCGTGTCGAAGGTGAACCGGGCGATCGAGTCCCGGCCGCCTACTCCTGAGTCTGAAGCCGCTTGA
- a CDS encoding GNAT family N-acetyltransferase — translation MSPSTTTRIDGPLVYLEVPGPEHLPAIWKVYLDAPDYFEALTGSADFDPTSVEMMYEDAIADDSRYYFAIRRTDNKQLVGTVEVEVGSDEVPSVLRGLVISQAERGRGYGRAALELVESFLSEEHAAGSMAADVPAGYDDGERFLEAVGYRERRLKSGDVRWIKRLQTQE, via the coding sequence ATGAGCCCTTCGACCACGACCCGAATCGACGGGCCGCTCGTGTACCTGGAGGTGCCGGGGCCGGAGCATCTTCCGGCGATCTGGAAGGTATACCTCGACGCGCCGGACTACTTCGAGGCGCTCACCGGCTCCGCCGACTTCGACCCCACCAGCGTCGAGATGATGTACGAGGACGCCATCGCCGACGACAGCCGCTACTACTTCGCGATCCGGCGCACGGACAACAAGCAGCTCGTGGGAACGGTGGAGGTCGAGGTCGGATCGGACGAGGTCCCGTCGGTCCTGCGCGGGCTCGTGATCTCGCAGGCGGAGCGCGGACGCGGCTACGGGCGCGCGGCGCTCGAGCTCGTGGAGTCGTTCCTGTCGGAGGAGCACGCGGCGGGATCGATGGCGGCGGACGTTCCGGCGGGCTACGACGACGGGGAGCGTTTTCTCGAAGCGGTGGGGTACCGGGAACGGCGTCTGAAGTCCGGCGACGTCCGCTGGATCAAGCGGCTTCAGACTCAGGAGTAG
- a CDS encoding M6 family metalloprotease domain-containing protein: MRLLALVAGVCLWLAAAPAGAAPPLHRPGTAADRDVPRPRASGSIRALRAAGVDRAESARAQTAGTYKAVVILLQFTDNRADTLSHTPAAFESLLFSVESHPTGSFRDYYREVSRGQFDVEGTVTRWYTAPRPYSFYNAGADPGFGPFPGNAQGMVADAVQLADPDVDFSQYDNDGPDGVPDSGDDDGFVDGLFVVHAGPGGEEVGGAAIRSHKWNLPAAVEVDGVRVSPFTMEPEEFGLTYPGASAGDLISVGVFCHEFGHILGLPDLYDVTESSAGIGEWDLMGYGVYTHRAGEAPGSSPAHFSAWSKDRLGWVTPTWVLQDSAGVTIPPVETSGQVFRLWTNGEDGGQYFLLENRQPIGFDAGLVRSSIGSGQGPSHGLLIYHVDDSVIGNDDPARKQIDVEEAGGPGGIVGIQNLDHPYGVTQVQDVCGALANVEGNRGDTRDPRPGLAGVTSFEPGSCPSSASICEGMASQVAVRNIVESGSDIHADFFVDAITLRRLAIHVEDPPGPDVPNDGDGIVEPGETIRIRVPITNTGSVPTGPLVARLEAEVFLALDPDSILYPSLSGGATDSGSVVLATVLSAPDPRGGTITMDFHGAPGLVDRDSVQVLVGGRTGICENFETMQRKWTSVALGCNGVDDWHREAGVNSTPGGTWAWRVGPFGTIGSYAPSQDTRLVSQPIRLQGLSDTLRFQQRYDAEAPFDGLSVDISTDGGETWVLLTPVGGYNGGDRFSGFQPAFARVDVPLDGYQGLVQVGFRFRSNAVNGGLGFWIDDVLVEGTDECATTAVQVERFEAAADPGRRSVRLSWKLDGAAISVRIDRASAGDPRRNVATLAGTGREGAYEDTDVRSGITYSYWLTAEIPGEPSATAGPVRVGVTAGVGDAPPRVLAMSPIVPNPFWGTARFSVSLDRDERFMVRVFRADGSRVRTLADSPGRTQDYPFTWDGTDDRGRPVGAGIYFVELRSGTRVRIQKAVLLK; this comes from the coding sequence GTGCGCCTCCTGGCGCTCGTCGCAGGGGTATGCCTGTGGCTCGCGGCGGCCCCCGCGGGTGCCGCGCCACCGCTCCATCGCCCCGGAACGGCGGCGGACCGGGACGTCCCGCGCCCGCGCGCGTCCGGTTCGATCCGCGCCCTCCGCGCCGCGGGAGTCGATCGCGCGGAGTCCGCGCGCGCCCAGACGGCCGGCACGTACAAGGCCGTCGTCATCCTCCTCCAGTTCACGGACAACCGCGCGGACACGCTGAGCCACACTCCCGCCGCCTTCGAGAGTCTCCTCTTCAGCGTGGAGTCCCACCCGACCGGGAGCTTCCGCGATTACTACCGCGAGGTCTCTCGCGGACAGTTCGACGTGGAGGGCACCGTCACCCGCTGGTACACGGCGCCGCGGCCCTACAGCTTCTACAACGCGGGCGCCGACCCGGGATTCGGGCCGTTTCCGGGGAACGCGCAGGGAATGGTGGCGGACGCGGTGCAGCTCGCCGACCCGGACGTGGACTTCTCCCAGTACGACAACGACGGGCCCGACGGAGTTCCGGACTCCGGCGACGACGACGGATTCGTCGACGGCCTCTTCGTGGTGCACGCGGGTCCCGGAGGCGAGGAGGTCGGGGGCGCCGCGATCCGCTCGCACAAGTGGAATCTCCCGGCCGCGGTCGAGGTCGACGGCGTGCGCGTGTCCCCGTTCACGATGGAGCCGGAGGAGTTCGGCCTCACGTATCCGGGCGCGAGCGCCGGCGATCTCATCTCGGTCGGCGTGTTCTGCCACGAGTTCGGTCACATCCTGGGCCTTCCGGATCTCTACGACGTGACCGAGTCGAGCGCGGGGATCGGCGAGTGGGACCTCATGGGGTACGGGGTCTACACGCATCGCGCCGGCGAGGCGCCGGGATCGTCGCCCGCTCACTTCTCGGCATGGTCGAAGGACCGTCTCGGGTGGGTCACGCCGACCTGGGTGCTCCAGGACTCCGCGGGCGTGACGATCCCGCCGGTGGAGACCTCGGGCCAGGTGTTCCGACTGTGGACGAACGGCGAGGACGGGGGTCAGTACTTCCTCCTCGAGAACCGGCAACCCATCGGATTCGACGCGGGGCTCGTGCGCTCGTCCATCGGATCGGGGCAGGGCCCCTCGCACGGGCTCCTGATCTACCACGTCGACGATTCCGTGATCGGGAACGACGATCCCGCTCGCAAGCAGATCGATGTCGAGGAGGCGGGCGGCCCGGGAGGAATCGTCGGCATCCAGAACCTCGACCACCCGTACGGAGTCACCCAGGTCCAGGATGTGTGCGGAGCGCTGGCCAACGTGGAGGGGAATCGCGGGGACACACGGGATCCGCGGCCGGGCCTGGCGGGGGTCACGTCGTTCGAGCCCGGCTCCTGTCCGAGCAGCGCCAGCATCTGCGAGGGAATGGCGAGCCAGGTGGCCGTCCGGAACATCGTGGAGTCCGGGAGCGACATCCACGCGGACTTCTTCGTGGACGCGATCACGCTCCGCCGGCTCGCGATCCACGTGGAGGATCCGCCCGGACCCGACGTCCCGAACGACGGCGACGGGATCGTGGAGCCGGGAGAGACGATCCGGATCCGCGTCCCCATCACCAACACCGGTTCCGTTCCGACCGGCCCTCTGGTGGCGCGGCTCGAGGCGGAGGTCTTCCTCGCGCTCGATCCGGATTCGATCCTCTATCCCTCGCTCTCCGGAGGAGCGACCGATTCGGGATCCGTGGTCCTCGCGACCGTGCTCTCCGCGCCCGACCCGCGAGGCGGGACCATCACCATGGACTTCCACGGGGCGCCGGGGCTCGTCGACCGCGACAGTGTCCAGGTCCTCGTCGGAGGACGCACCGGGATCTGCGAGAACTTCGAGACGATGCAGCGCAAGTGGACGTCGGTGGCGCTGGGCTGCAACGGTGTCGACGACTGGCACCGCGAGGCGGGCGTCAATTCCACGCCCGGCGGCACGTGGGCCTGGCGCGTGGGGCCCTTCGGGACGATCGGATCCTATGCGCCCTCCCAGGACACGCGGCTCGTGAGCCAGCCGATCCGGCTGCAGGGTCTCTCCGACACGCTTCGATTCCAGCAGCGATATGACGCCGAGGCGCCGTTCGACGGGCTCTCCGTGGACATCTCCACGGACGGAGGGGAGACGTGGGTCCTGCTGACTCCCGTGGGCGGCTACAACGGCGGGGACCGCTTCTCGGGATTCCAGCCCGCCTTCGCTCGCGTGGACGTTCCGCTCGACGGGTATCAGGGTCTCGTGCAGGTCGGGTTCCGGTTCCGGTCCAACGCCGTGAATGGCGGCCTCGGCTTCTGGATCGACGACGTCCTCGTGGAGGGCACGGACGAATGCGCCACGACCGCCGTTCAGGTCGAGCGGTTCGAGGCCGCGGCGGACCCGGGAAGGCGCTCGGTGCGCCTGAGCTGGAAGCTGGATGGCGCCGCCATCTCGGTCCGGATCGATCGCGCCTCCGCGGGAGATCCGCGTCGGAACGTCGCGACGCTCGCGGGAACGGGTCGCGAGGGAGCGTACGAGGACACCGACGTGCGGTCCGGCATCACCTACTCGTACTGGCTCACGGCCGAGATTCCCGGCGAGCCCTCGGCCACCGCGGGACCGGTGCGCGTGGGTGTCACGGCGGGCGTGGGGGATGCTCCTCCCCGCGTGCTCGCGATGAGCCCGATCGTGCCCAATCCGTTCTGGGGGACCGCGCGCTTCTCGGTGTCGCTGGACCGGGACGAGCGTTTCATGGTACGCGTCTTCCGCGCCGACGGGTCGCGGGTGCGCACGCTCGCGGACTCGCCCGGACGAACACAGGACTATCCGTTCACGTGGGACGGAACCGACGACCGGGGTCGTCCGGTCGGGGCCGGCATCTACTTCGTGGAGCTCCGGTCCGGGACCAGGGTGCGCATCCAGAAGGCGGTGCTCCTGAAATGA
- a CDS encoding glycosyltransferase has protein sequence MTEWLSGWTLEPWAMEAIHTFSIVVLIYFSALQLVLFGLLIVSFFDMRRRLAQNFYADYEAVAKSHFTFPISVLMPAYNESASVVESVRSVISLDYPQHEVIVVNDGSTDDTLAKLTREFRLERREFVYRRSLPTFGSIRGIYRSPIAPNLIVVDKEHTGKSDTLNVGLNFSRYPLFCTIDADSLFQENALLRVVRPFLEDPDRVVAVGGQVRVANGCKVERGRVVEPRLPSNILAAFQVVEYLRAFVASRLGLSAMNNLLILSGVFSLFRKEAVIEVGGYREGVITEDMELVLRLHRHMREQERPYSVVFLPDPICWTEVPERVGTLARQRSRWHRGLIHSLWLHRSLLWGRHTGSLRWVGLPYYFLFEFMGPIIELLGYVVIPIAYFMGFLSPIYFWAFLFLAITSGTFLSVSAVFLEELSFGLYRSWGDFAQMVGIGVLENFSYRILTLFFRLKGLLDMLFRRNEWGRQERAGFSPPAAPALRS, from the coding sequence ATGACCGAGTGGCTGAGCGGCTGGACCCTCGAGCCCTGGGCGATGGAGGCGATTCACACGTTCTCGATCGTCGTCCTGATCTACTTCAGCGCGCTCCAGCTCGTCCTGTTCGGGCTCCTGATCGTGTCGTTCTTCGACATGCGGCGGCGCCTGGCCCAGAACTTCTACGCGGACTACGAGGCGGTCGCGAAGTCGCACTTCACCTTCCCGATCAGTGTCCTGATGCCGGCCTACAACGAATCGGCGAGCGTCGTCGAATCGGTCCGGTCCGTGATCTCCCTGGACTACCCGCAGCACGAGGTGATCGTCGTCAATGACGGCTCCACCGACGACACCCTCGCGAAGCTGACCCGGGAGTTCCGGCTCGAGCGCCGCGAGTTCGTGTACCGGCGGAGCCTCCCGACCTTCGGCTCGATCCGGGGGATCTACCGGTCTCCCATCGCCCCGAACCTGATCGTGGTGGACAAGGAGCACACCGGGAAGAGCGACACCCTGAACGTGGGGCTCAATTTCTCGCGGTATCCGCTCTTCTGCACGATCGACGCCGACTCGCTCTTCCAGGAGAACGCGCTCCTCCGCGTGGTGCGGCCCTTCCTCGAGGATCCGGACCGCGTGGTCGCCGTGGGCGGACAGGTCCGCGTCGCGAACGGCTGCAAGGTGGAGCGAGGCCGCGTCGTGGAGCCCCGGCTCCCCTCCAACATCCTGGCCGCGTTCCAGGTGGTCGAGTACCTCCGCGCGTTCGTCGCGAGCCGGCTCGGGCTCTCCGCGATGAACAACCTCCTCATCCTCTCCGGCGTGTTCAGCCTCTTCCGCAAGGAGGCGGTGATCGAGGTGGGCGGCTACCGAGAGGGAGTCATCACCGAGGACATGGAGCTGGTGCTCCGCCTCCATCGCCACATGAGGGAGCAGGAGCGGCCCTATTCGGTCGTCTTCCTCCCCGATCCCATCTGCTGGACCGAGGTGCCCGAGCGCGTGGGCACGCTGGCGCGGCAGCGGAGCCGGTGGCATCGCGGGCTCATCCACTCGCTCTGGCTCCACCGCTCGCTGCTGTGGGGACGGCACACGGGCTCGCTGCGCTGGGTCGGTCTCCCCTACTACTTCCTGTTCGAGTTCATGGGGCCGATCATCGAGCTCCTGGGCTACGTCGTGATCCCGATCGCGTACTTCATGGGATTCCTATCGCCGATCTACTTCTGGGCGTTCCTCTTCCTCGCGATCACGTCCGGGACGTTCCTCTCCGTCTCCGCGGTCTTCCTGGAGGAGCTGTCCTTCGGGCTCTACCGCTCGTGGGGCGACTTCGCGCAGATGGTGGGGATCGGCGTCCTGGAGAACTTCTCCTACCGCATCCTGACCCTCTTCTTCCGGCTGAAGGGGCTCCTCGACATGCTGTTTCGCCGGAACGAATGGGGCCGCCAGGAGCGGGCGGGATTCAGTCCGCCGGCGGCTCCCGCCCTCCGAAGCTGA
- a CDS encoding HEAT repeat domain-containing protein: MIEYSTLIFTLLLLLGIVALTTFAAILNKLYSNREEDSKQRHLDTLRKQFLLLRDPERKEGALTWIAGAMTKRWSELAAEEISQLELPLRLDVLHKLEQAGVVGRLLKAAKSRLKWTRAHALRILGELKLPHSVPTLLAALEDRDPDVRNVAARSLGRMKLQTAEEALIGLLGKDQFVSARIAAICIEMGPRTAPLLIKTTREGAPKARFWAAKILGEIKDNRAVRALSDALLDPDPEVRSAATWALGQIGDPASASIVASMLRDLVWYVRAHAAESLGKIGVGHYVPALAGALCDRSWWVRKNALDALVRIGEPSKQMLFRVLESEDRFARECAAEGLAALGVKDLPATSRLAAAGRQGAGR; this comes from the coding sequence ATGATCGAATACTCGACCCTGATCTTCACGCTCCTCCTCCTCCTCGGCATCGTGGCGCTCACGACGTTCGCGGCGATCCTGAACAAGCTCTACTCGAATCGCGAGGAGGACTCGAAGCAGCGCCATCTCGACACGCTGCGAAAGCAGTTCCTCCTCCTGCGCGATCCCGAGCGGAAGGAAGGAGCGCTCACCTGGATCGCGGGAGCGATGACCAAGCGCTGGTCCGAGCTCGCCGCCGAGGAGATCAGCCAGCTCGAGCTCCCGCTTCGCCTGGACGTGCTCCACAAGCTGGAGCAGGCCGGCGTGGTCGGACGACTTCTCAAGGCCGCGAAGAGCCGGCTCAAGTGGACGCGGGCGCACGCGCTCCGGATCCTGGGAGAGCTCAAGCTCCCGCACTCGGTGCCGACCCTCCTCGCGGCGCTCGAGGACCGCGATCCCGACGTCCGGAACGTGGCCGCGCGGTCGCTCGGGCGCATGAAGCTCCAGACGGCGGAGGAAGCGCTGATCGGTCTCCTCGGGAAGGACCAGTTCGTGTCCGCGAGAATCGCCGCGATCTGCATCGAGATGGGTCCGCGCACGGCGCCCCTGCTCATCAAGACCACGCGCGAGGGAGCGCCCAAGGCGCGGTTCTGGGCGGCGAAGATCCTCGGCGAGATCAAGGACAACCGCGCCGTGCGCGCCCTGAGCGACGCGCTCCTCGATCCCGACCCCGAGGTCCGCTCGGCGGCGACGTGGGCGCTGGGACAGATCGGGGATCCGGCGTCCGCTTCCATCGTGGCCTCGATGCTCCGGGATCTCGTCTGGTACGTCCGGGCCCACGCCGCGGAGTCGCTCGGCAAGATCGGGGTCGGCCATTACGTGCCCGCGCTGGCGGGCGCGCTCTGCGACCGCTCCTGGTGGGTGCGGAAGAACGCGCTCGACGCCCTGGTGCGAATCGGCGAGCCCTCCAAGCAGATGCTCTTCCGGGTGCTCGAGAGCGAGGACCGCTTCGCGCGCGAGTGCGCGGCCGAGGGGCTCGCCGCGCTGGGCGTGAAGGATCTGCCCGCGACGAGCCGTCTCGCGGCGGCCGGGAGACAGGGGGCCGGCCGATGA
- a CDS encoding tetratricopeptide repeat protein, whose translation MKQARTGTQKSAGRLALLVLIVALPLLATPAHGQAAPSPFDRARELIAEEKRIEAIPLLEAELRERPDNEEARMLLARVLSWERQYDRSLAEYRILLEKRGDPRTRAAYARVLAWSGRHDDAIREYRTAIAADSSNLETRVGYARALSWSGDLAGASAEYERILERDPSMGEAWLGLASVSRWRGAATASERLVAMAEERGADRSGIEEERNAVRRALEPSAGGGFTASDERQYVPGGDYTLETQGPYAQARSTAGSVNLLGRISWIGLTETSAAGGAPTYDLESEVYRGEASFLREYPWQVSLAGEYRTFEQRDQTATFPLGEDDDFIGWGARLWRFSGRFAPFASIRREYVPIKDLSTTTFDPGHVDQFETGLSWQWSGRGTADAAVSRGLYSDDNSRWSAGAGVAYRVKTRVPTITVDGKALFRDWEEVSQSYFTPLESFRGSTGIAFAGWSERAALDYGFRYEFAGLTSSTFADIWTHAWSGYSNITAFDTVPLGLEASYTVDNNSYETWYLGLSASARW comes from the coding sequence GTGAAGCAAGCCAGAACAGGAACGCAGAAGAGCGCCGGTAGACTCGCGCTCCTTGTCCTCATCGTCGCGCTGCCGCTCCTCGCGACCCCGGCGCACGGGCAGGCGGCTCCCTCGCCGTTCGACCGCGCCCGCGAGCTGATCGCCGAGGAGAAGCGCATCGAGGCGATCCCGCTCCTCGAGGCGGAGCTGCGCGAGCGGCCCGACAACGAGGAGGCGCGCATGCTCCTCGCGCGCGTCCTCTCGTGGGAGCGCCAGTACGACCGCTCGCTCGCCGAGTACCGGATCCTCCTCGAGAAACGCGGCGACCCGCGCACGCGAGCGGCGTACGCGCGCGTCCTCGCGTGGTCGGGACGCCACGACGACGCGATCCGCGAGTACCGGACCGCGATTGCGGCCGACTCCTCGAATCTCGAGACGCGCGTGGGGTACGCGCGCGCGCTTTCCTGGAGCGGCGATCTGGCGGGCGCGTCGGCGGAGTACGAACGGATCCTCGAGCGCGATCCGAGCATGGGCGAGGCGTGGCTCGGGCTCGCCTCGGTCTCCCGGTGGCGGGGAGCCGCGACCGCGTCCGAGCGTCTCGTCGCGATGGCCGAGGAGCGCGGCGCGGACCGCTCCGGCATCGAGGAGGAGCGGAACGCGGTGCGCCGCGCGCTCGAACCGTCCGCGGGCGGCGGATTCACCGCCTCCGACGAGCGGCAGTACGTGCCGGGCGGGGACTACACGCTCGAGACTCAGGGACCGTACGCCCAGGCGCGGTCCACCGCGGGCTCGGTCAATCTCCTGGGGCGCATCTCCTGGATCGGGCTCACCGAGACGTCCGCCGCGGGCGGCGCGCCGACCTACGACCTCGAGAGCGAGGTCTACCGCGGCGAGGCTTCGTTCCTCCGCGAGTACCCGTGGCAGGTCTCCCTCGCCGGCGAGTACCGCACCTTCGAGCAGCGGGACCAGACCGCGACGTTCCCCCTTGGAGAGGACGACGACTTCATCGGATGGGGCGCCCGGCTCTGGCGCTTCTCGGGACGGTTCGCTCCCTTCGCGTCCATCCGTCGCGAGTACGTGCCCATCAAGGATCTCTCCACGACGACGTTCGATCCGGGACACGTGGACCAGTTCGAGACCGGCCTCTCGTGGCAGTGGAGCGGCCGTGGCACGGCGGACGCGGCGGTCTCGCGAGGCCTCTACTCGGACGACAACAGCCGGTGGTCCGCCGGCGCCGGGGTCGCCTACCGCGTGAAGACGCGGGTGCCCACGATCACGGTGGACGGGAAGGCCCTCTTCCGCGACTGGGAAGAGGTCTCCCAGAGCTACTTCACGCCGCTGGAGAGCTTCCGCGGCTCGACGGGCATCGCGTTCGCCGGCTGGTCCGAGCGCGCGGCGCTCGACTACGGCTTCCGCTACGAGTTCGCGGGCCTCACCTCCTCGACGTTCGCCGACATCTGGACGCACGCGTGGAGCGGCTACTCGAACATCACGGCCTTCGACACGGTTCCGCTCGGGCTCGAGGCGTCCTACACGGTCGACAACAACTCGTACGAGACCTGGTACCTAGGTCTCTCCGCGTCGGCACGGTGGTGA
- a CDS encoding HAD family hydrolase, with product MRLLLFDIDGTLLRDGMAARIAFARALRETYQTTGPIESFRFSGMTDPECVTEIMRAAGVDEAVIRQRRDECLRRYVENLTTEIRLHQDAVLFPNVRELLERLNKLDGVLVGLLTGNVLRGAELKLKRWNLEPYFRFGAYGDDHEDRAVLAQIALEKARTLSGRTFRGSDTTVIGDTPKDIACARAIGARAVAVATGSVSRDALLASDPDVLLDSFEDLDASFRALFP from the coding sequence GTGCGCCTCCTCCTGTTCGACATCGACGGAACGCTGCTGCGGGACGGCATGGCCGCGCGGATCGCGTTCGCGCGGGCGCTTCGCGAGACCTACCAGACCACGGGGCCGATCGAGAGCTTCCGCTTCAGCGGCATGACCGACCCCGAGTGCGTGACGGAGATCATGCGCGCGGCCGGAGTGGACGAGGCCGTGATTCGCCAGCGCCGCGACGAGTGCCTCCGTCGCTACGTCGAGAACCTCACGACCGAGATCCGCCTCCATCAGGACGCGGTCCTCTTCCCCAACGTCCGCGAGCTCCTCGAGCGTCTCAACAAGCTGGACGGAGTCCTGGTGGGCCTCCTGACCGGAAACGTGCTGCGCGGCGCCGAGCTGAAGCTCAAGCGCTGGAATCTGGAGCCGTACTTCCGGTTCGGCGCGTACGGCGACGATCACGAGGACCGCGCCGTGCTCGCGCAGATCGCGCTGGAAAAGGCGCGTACGCTGTCGGGAAGAACCTTCCGCGGCTCCGACACCACCGTGATCGGAGATACGCCGAAGGACATCGCCTGCGCCCGCGCGATTGGCGCGCGCGCCGTCGCGGTCGCCACCGGATCGGTGAGCCGCGACGCCCTCCTGGCCTCCGACCCGGACGTCCTCCTCGATTCCTTCGAGGATCTGGACGCGTCGTTCCGGGCTCTGTTTCCGTAG
- a CDS encoding type IV pilus twitching motility protein PilT, with protein MPVDIRALLKAIVDAKASDLHISVGAPPIARMRGEMVAFQAPPLEAADTRDSLYQLLDEAQRFHFEEHHELDFAFELPGVSRFRANYFEQRRGPAAVFRVISSKVPTLDDLRSPAVLRELASKERGLVLVTGPTGSGKSTTLAAMIDFINTNCQKHIITIEDPIEFVHERKKSLINQREVGLHTKSFASALKGALREDPDILLVGELRDLETTALAITAAETGHLVFGTLHTNSAGKTVDRLIDIFPADRQAQVRTMLSESLEGVVAQSLIPTADGKGRVAAYEILIGVPALRNLIREAKTAQIPSVMQVGAQHGMITLDQSLKDLVTSGKITAAAALARSTNPKLFESSVPGAGGAPAAGPAGAARAARPVTAGSP; from the coding sequence ATGCCCGTCGACATCCGAGCCCTCCTCAAGGCCATCGTGGACGCGAAGGCGTCCGATCTCCACATCTCGGTCGGCGCTCCCCCCATCGCCCGCATGCGCGGCGAGATGGTGGCGTTCCAGGCGCCTCCGCTCGAGGCCGCCGACACGCGCGACTCGCTCTATCAGCTCCTCGACGAGGCCCAGCGGTTCCACTTCGAGGAGCACCACGAGCTGGACTTCGCGTTCGAGCTTCCGGGAGTCTCGCGCTTCCGGGCGAACTACTTCGAGCAGCGGCGCGGGCCGGCCGCGGTGTTCCGTGTCATCTCCTCGAAGGTGCCGACCCTGGACGATCTGAGGAGTCCGGCCGTGCTGCGCGAGCTGGCCTCCAAGGAGCGCGGGCTCGTGCTCGTGACCGGCCCCACCGGAAGCGGGAAGTCGACCACGCTCGCGGCGATGATCGACTTCATCAACACCAACTGCCAGAAGCACATCATCACGATCGAGGATCCGATCGAGTTCGTCCACGAGCGGAAGAAGAGCCTCATCAACCAGCGCGAGGTCGGCCTCCACACGAAGAGCTTCGCCTCGGCGCTGAAGGGCGCGCTCCGCGAGGACCCGGACATCCTCCTCGTGGGCGAGCTCCGCGATCTGGAGACGACGGCGCTCGCGATCACGGCGGCGGAGACCGGACACCTCGTCTTCGGCACGCTGCACACGAACTCGGCCGGGAAGACCGTGGACCGTCTCATCGACATCTTTCCCGCCGACCGGCAGGCCCAGGTGCGCACGATGCTGAGCGAGTCGCTCGAGGGCGTCGTGGCGCAGTCGCTCATCCCCACCGCCGACGGCAAGGGCCGGGTCGCGGCCTACGAGATCCTGATCGGGGTTCCCGCGCTCCGGAACCTGATCCGCGAGGCGAAGACCGCCCAGATCCCGAGCGTGATGCAGGTGGGCGCGCAGCACGGGATGATCACGCTGGATCAGTCGCTCAAGGATCTCGTGACCTCCGGGAAGATCACGGCGGCCGCGGCGCTCGCGCGCTCCACGAACCCGAAGCTCTTCGAGAGCAGCGTTCCGGGCGCGGGAGGCGCGCCCGCGGCGGGGCCGGCCGGCGCCGCTCGTGCGGCGCGTCCGGTGACGGCGGGGAGTCCGTAG